The sequence below is a genomic window from Neodiprion pinetum isolate iyNeoPine1 chromosome 7, iyNeoPine1.2, whole genome shotgun sequence.
TTTGTTAATTGGATACTCTGTTTGTGAAAACAATTTTGGAATGTGGAAGTGGAGAAGAAACGCGGGAATTAAATCGATTTTGCCTTTTTACTGTTTTTCGATACACTAATACATGGCAAGTGATCAAACGAAATTCAAGGTGCACTTTAAGACTTGTCTAAAAATTGTGAGCTTTGTTTGAACCACCTCGTAGGTATAccatttttgtaaattgttattCGAAACAcgagaaaacatttttgtagTCATGTTTGACAAATTCCTTGATTCCTTGAAAAAGCTCTGCAAAGTTGTGACAAGTCTTAAAATTTAGATGAAATCTGCACCCACAATACgatcaaaatttcaactctCCAGTACTCGGAGTACTTCTGTGAATACCTATATTTCAAAGGCACGGAAAATGTTTAATTCGTGTTTTCCGACAGATCACTCTGGCACAGAGGGTGCTGAAGAGTTCAAACAAAGCTCAGAGCGTAGCTGAAGACTCGACCTAGATTTTGAGCATTGTTGAAACTGTCCAACGTCATTCATTCCATTGTTAAACCCTGTAAATCACACTATAGCCATGAGTTTTTTGCGATTTTAAGCTGGATTTATAACACAGAAAATGGAGATACTGTTTTAAAGTTGTTACagtaggtaaaaaaaaaatcaaaccgtttaatattaaatatttacccAGAACTTGCGAGTCCCTATTTCTatttaacgaagaagaagagtgagacaaagaaaaaaagacgaCTTTCAACGAACTCGCGAACAAGAATCGATAGAACGACTGAATAACGATTAGGTAATCGGTATCCTTTAGAGAAATCTGATCCCTTTCCATCGTTACAATGCTACTTCTTACAAGATTCTCGTTAATCTATCAACTGTCATCAGATATGAGGAAAACGTTAACCGGATTTGAATATTCCCCGAACGTCTCGGGGGTGGAAGGGGTGGCCTCTGAGCGTTTCACTGTCAGGACCGCCAAGCGGAGCGATGCAACTTGCCGAACGTGTTCGGAACTCGGTACTCATTTCCAGGAGTCTGCCAAGCAGACACTGGAGCACAAATATATGAGAAGAGAAGCCAGTATCTCGATGCCAGAATCTAACCGCGGCATGTAAATGTGTAAATAAAGTTCTAACGATGCGAGATAAAATCTGGTTAGCCGCCAGGTTTACGTCCTTTTGAACAAAGGCCAGAACAAAGCCAAAGAGTTAGCGTAATAAAGCAGTGAAATATCGTCAAAGCTGTCAAATCAGAGAATGGAAAAATCGTTCAGGGGTGTAAGAATCGGCGATACCTGTTCTCGGTGGTGAATATATTCGACAATTCCGGATCCACAGATCCATAGATCCGTCAGAAACGAGCGCGACTATCGCAGTGTGCAACCGTCTCGGAGATCCGCGGTATTTATTCACGGTTCGCATAAAAAAGATTCCGCAATCGCATTCAGCTGCCGATCCGATGCTCGGATATACCGTCTATCCGCAGATGAGAAGATCTGTAGCAGATATTTTCTAAATTGGAACACACATACGATTGGCCAACTGTAACTGCAACTCTTCTCGGACTATAGACAACACGTTAAGCGTACATCTTTCGATAGACGGTGTGCGGCGTAGTAATTTTTCACCCACGATTCAAATCCGTTCGCGTTTCTCTGGGCTGATACTATACAATTCATTTTACGCAAGCGGCGTTGGTGAAAAAGAATGGAATAAATTGTACACGGTGAGTTTCTCAGGGTTTTACGTACGCAAGGGTTTCTTTTCCTATCACAGTTCTGGTTTTTCTTAAAGCTCGTctaaataaagataaaaaaaaattgcaaaacaatGAACctgagaaagaaattttatcaaaatatcacCGTTCGGTATACcggaaaattataatttttggtCGAATAATCGGCGAGGTaaggtgtaaaaataataagacaGACGTTGAAAATCCCACGAAATACAATCGTTGATATCTCTTACGCGCGATATTAATAATTCTCGTAAAGTTTCCTAAGCACGTGGATCGATTTCCGCGAAGGGTGTAGAAACGGGTCATAAAACGTGTCACTTATTGTTATACTTTGGCGTGTGCACGAAGGGATGGACCGGGGTAGAATTTCGTTTCGGTTCGAGGCTTGACGTAAAAAACGGCACGCCGGTATTGTGTCATATCGTAAAATATAGAGATAAGAGTTTCAGGTGTGTTACACGTATCGGGGATGAGGATAAAAGATGATGTGGTAGCGGAGCGAGCGTGTTACCCACATCCTTGGTACACCCACACCGCGCATGGATCACGGATACATACGTCGGTATTCCTTTACCTAACCGGAGTCGGCTCGCTCTTCAATCCTCGACTTTGCAGCCGTTTGCGCAAGGGggagaggaggaaaaaaaaatctccacGATGTTCCAACCGTAGCGTACATATCGCCTCGCGTTGCATCGTTCGCTTATATTCTAAGCTATAtgcggttaaaaaaaaaaaaatatcggaaaCGATTTTCAAGAGAGAAGATGAGGGGGAAAGATTTGAACGTTGTAGAACGATTTGCTTACGAGTACGGATATGCGGTAAacttgttcgttttttttttttttttgtatttgtttttgCTGAAAATCGACACGTGATTCCGCAATCGGGATGTGAAATCATCGCGCGTAGTAAAATCTGCGAATGCTCGAGAGGATGACGAGAATAAATGCATACAGCGAAACCGAGTCACGGTGCTtattatttcgaataatttcatACCGCAGCCACAAGTATTTAGATCATTTTGCGTGCATGTACTTACATTGTACGCGTGGTAGGTATATGATTGTTTTTCCTACCTGACAGCTTCCAGAAATAGTTATACCGAGCGGTTATTATAATACTCGCAAATCGCGCGGGATCTCGACCTTGTAAAATAAGCTCGTAGATTGGATCCGAGTCGTGAGTCAATTTTCAGTTGATATTATAATGGAAACTCGAGTTTTTCCGATATTCTACCGTCGGCGAGTCGCTCGAGGAAACTTGTAGGAGCACAACAATGatcgtaataataaaataaaaaaataaacgcattgacaaaaagaaaggaaaactGAGACCAGACGGTGTTACAATTCCTTCAACTCGGCGGACGCAGGCGAACGCATAAGATTGTCTTCGCGATCCAATTTTCTCCGTGTCGCGCTGCAGCTGCTGAAGCTTCCGGGTTCACTTCCGGTGGATATGCTGCTGCAGCGCTGAGCCACGTACGAAATGAAGAAGAGGAGAAGGAGAGGGAAACGCTTTCGCGTGTGatcgtgaaaatataataactcATTCCGAGGCTGAAATTCGAAGTGAGAATTCCCCGTTTCTTAGTGCATAGCGCGCGCGTTGATGCGATACGTGCGAAATTCTCCTTTGCGAAATCGATTATCTAGACCAGGATGCGCCGGCTGGCGACAATGTGGAATGAGGCGTATTGTCGACTATATACCCACACGTACGGTTGTGCGCATCCACATACGTGTGTGCGCGAGGAGCACGGAGACCGATGATACATACGTCCTAGTTGCGAAACTATTTGCAGTTCtatctcactctctctctctctcgttctctctctgCTGGCTGGTACTCATCCATATCTACCCACGTTGCACCAGTGCTAAACCTCGAGCTAATTATGTAAGTAAAATACTCGCATTGTCATTCCGTACTACGATGTATTGAGCAAACAGAGATCGCTGTACGGTGCAAAGATCCGAAACGATCGCCTTGAAGTCGGGAAAAAATCGCCAAGCATATCTTGGAAGAAAATATCGAGGACTTCATTAGCCGGAGTGGAAGATCGGGGAATGGTAATAGACTAAAATCGGACTCAATCGTTCGAtcgtttacatttttctttatagCGTTCTTTTCAGCGTGGTTCTTGACAGTGATTGAGGAGCGATAATTTTACAGCAGCGACTTATCTTCGgtgagattttttctttttttttgttttgttttatatcGTTCAATTCACCGGCTCTTTTCACTTCACTTGCAACACGAGCGAATTGAGTCATTAAGCGATGAGACGCACGGCTAACTAGACCACACGGAGTTGTAGAAGGCTCGAAACTGTAATATAAATCAAAGGCGGCCTCACAATATATCGTTACATAATTACAGCGCGGCAACTCGCTGCCACTTCAATCGAAGAATGCGCGATGTGCCGGTATACCTGGTCTTCTTCTCACAGACATGTGTTATGCATTCCGACTTTTATAACCCGGTCAATTCACTCTCCGATGCGAAATTCTCGTCCTCTTAGTGACTTCCCGTATCTCTTTCGTCCTCTGCCTCAGGCTCCAACAGCTGCAACGCACTGGCGACTCATCAGATGCGACGATTTATACGATCCTTAATACCCGTTAAAGGAACCCAATTTCTTCACATCGAAACCAATATTAGAAGAGAAATAACGAATCGGCTGTTATCATTGATGATCGCAAATCGAAAACTGGTTACTGTGAAGAAGAGATATCGAACTTGCGAGAATCCAGCGGTAATTGTCGAAGAAGAAGGTGGAGAACGATGTTGGGGAATTCAAAATGAAGAGGAAAGCTCAAGTGAGGAAATTTGACATATTCAAAGATAAAGAATTTCAGTACTTCTGCAGTCATTGATTTTTGAGCAGGAATTAGGAACGATTTTTGACCAAATAACGCCGGgaagtttgcaaaaaaattgtcatccTCTTGGCGGTAGAAGACAAGAAGAATGCAAGAATTACCGAGACATCGTTTTACTTTTGTTACTTCGTTAACAGCTGATAAGTGGTGCAGCCTACGATTACTTCCGTGCATTATCCAAGGCTCCTTAACCACAAAAGTTTCATAGCTTTTATTGATTGAGAAATATCGAGTGGTTATGCCGAATTAGTTGGGTGCTGATGAGCATAATGGATACCATCGCGTACTGTTTGAGCCGATCATTGTGAGATAATGACCGATTGCTCCACGTGGATGCAGAAATCGGATCTCGTAACGAGAGCGGTTGCAGGCTCAAGGAATAAGCGGAAAGATCCATGATCCGTAGGTGACGACGTTGTCTTCGATGTCTTTGAGCGGTTCTCTCTGCCCCCGCTTACCCACTCTGCACCACTACCGATGCAGAGAAGACACGGAGCGGTGCATCAACGCTGCAGTAAATCTTAGCCTCGTTGCACGAAATCCATGATCGAGAATCACGGATGAGCCGATGCTTAGGGGGTATATAAAGACGATCTGCTTCAAGGGTTTATCATTCGCTGAACACCACTCTGTGGTGCTGGCTCATCCTTGGAAAACAAGGTATCAGAGCCCCGACCATCGCGAAATCACATTGCGCTTCAACCGTTGGTGAAAATCTTTATCGCTCAACGCACGGATATTTGAGATGTTCAAGGTGAGTTTCATAGTCGATTCATAGTGTTAAAGCCACTGCGAGTCGAAGAGATTCGTTTCTAGTCCGTTGATTTTaagatttgtgaaaatgatttttctgtCGAGATATTTCCTTCCTTGATTGATTCCGATATTTGATCTAAAAGTTCAAGGTGAGCTTCGTGTTTTATTCAGTGTATTGGAGTGTCGTAAACCCAAGAGATTCACTTCTGaatcttaaatttttcatctcccaaAAATGCTTTCCACGTTGAGATTCTAACGAATTCTGAAGATTCCGAGATTAGATGAAAAAGTTCGAAGACTGTAGTTCGAAACCTCCTCCTTACCAGTTGTTTTCGCCTCCCAATTACGAGTCGGCTGCAAAACAATGTGACCGCGACCAACAAACTCATCGATATTTTAACACTGTTATCGTTACTTTCCAGTGTGTCCTAGCCACCGCCATAATGGCGTTAGCTCTAGCGCGGCCAGAGCCGCCGGTGAATTCGTATCTGCCACCGGGTCGAGGTGGACAAAACGGTGGCGGCGGTTCCCCAGGTTTTGGAGGCAGCGGTGCACCGCCGTCGGATCAATACAGTCCACCAGGTTTTGGAGGCGGCGGTAATTCCGGGGGCGGTGGTGGTCCCCCGTCAAACCAGTATGGAGCACCAGGTTTTGGAGGTGGCAGCGGTCCTTCTGGTGGTGGCAAGCCATCTAGCAGCTACGGACCGCCTGGTGCAGGCGGTAACGGTGGTGGAAATGGATTTGGAGGTGGTGATGGCGGAAACGGCGGCGGCAGACCATCAAGTAGCTACGGCGCACCCGGAGGCGTTGGCGGTAACGGAGGTGGGTTTGGAGGAGGTGGAAGCGGAAGTGGAAATGGAAATGGCGGTAGCAGACCATCGAGCTCCTACGGTGCGCCAGGTGGACCAGGAAGTAACGGGGGTGGATTCGGTGGAAATGGTGGAAACGGAGGTGGCAGACCATCGAGCAGCTACGGAGCTCCGGGTGGACCGGGAAGCAACAGCGGAGGTTTCGGAGGTGGAAACGGTGGTGGTAATGGTGGCGGAAGCGGAGGTGGTAGACCATCGAGCAATTATGGAGCTCCAGGTGGGTTAGGAGGCAACGGCGGAAGCTTTGGAGGTGGAAACGGTGGTGGAAACGGTGGCGGAAGCGGAGGTGGTAGACCATCGAGCAGCTACGGAGCTCCGGGTGGACCAGGAAGCAACGGCGGAGGTTTGGGAGGTGGAAACGGTGGCGGAAACGGTGGTGGAAGCGGAGGTGGTAGGCCATCAAGCAGCTACGGAGCTCCAGGTGGGCCAGGAAGCAGCGGTGGAGGTTTCGGAGGTGGAAATGGAGGTGGAAATGGAGGCGGAAGCGGAGGTGGTAGGCCATCAAGCAGCTACGGAGCTCCAGGTGGGCCAGGAAGCAACGGTGGAGGTTTCGGAGGTGGAAATGGAGGCGGTAGGCCATCAAGTAGCTACGGAGCGCCAGGAGGTGCTGGAGGTGCTGGAGGCAACGGAGGAAGTAGACCATCGAGTGGTTACGGAGCCCCTGGTGCCGGAGGCAACGGTGGTGGATTTGGAGGAGGTAGCAACGGTAATGGAAATGGAGGAAGCGGAGCTGGCCGACCATCAAGCAGCTACGGTGCTCCTGGCGCGGGAGGAAACGGAGGTGGATTCGGAGGTGGCAATCCTTCTGACAGCTATGGAGCCCCTGCTGCAGGTGCCAACAGAGGCGGCGGTGGAGGGGCCGATGGTTACGCATCTGGTGGGCCCGGAGGAAACGGCGGAGGATTTGAAAATGGTGGTAGCAGCGGAGGTGGTGGGAGCGGATACGGCAGCGAGGGCGGTGAAGATGGTGGAAACGTGAGTACAACCGAAGCCCCAAATCTCCTCCTAGCACATACCccaatttttctgaaacaaaaGACGAAACGAAAATTCAGGAACCGGCGAAGTACGAGTTCTCCTACGAAGTAAAGGACGACGAATCCGGCAGCAACTTTGGACACACCGAAACTCGTGATGGCGACAGAGCTCAGGGTGAATTCAACGTCCTCCTTCCCGACGGCAGGAAACAGATAGTCGAATACGAGGCTGATCAGGACGGATTCAAACCTCAAATAAGGTACGAAGGTGAGGCTGGATCCGAGGGTTACGGCTCCGGTGGACCAGGCGAAAATGGCGGCAACGGAGGTTCCGGTTCCGGTGGAAACGGCGGTTACCCCTCCGGCGGGCCGGGTAGCAACGGAGGCGGAAACGGTGGATACTCTTCCGGAGGACCCGGAGGCAACGGAGGCGGAAACGGTGGATACTCTTCCGGAGGACCCGGAGGCAACGGAGGCGGAAACGGTGGATACTCTTCCGGAGGACCCGGAGGCAATGGAGGCGGAAACGGTGGATATTCTTCGGGAGGACCTGGTAGCAACGGAGGTGGAAGCGGTGGATACTCTTCTGGAAGACCTGGAAGCAGCGGATTCGGCGGAGGTAACGGAAACGGGAACGGTAACGGGGGCTACTCTGCGGGTGGTTCAAGTGGCGGTAACGGCGGAGGATTCGGAGGCAGCGGAAGCGGTGAGTATTTCGCCAaatgaaaaaagcaaaatgGCGTTAGTCGGCAAACTTGAACTCGGGACTTCACAGGCGGTTACCCGTCCGGCGGACCATCAGGAAACGGTGGAAACGGTGGATTCGGAGGCGGACgaggcggtggtggtggtggaggCGGAAACGGGAATGGTGGCTACTCTTCCGGGGGTCCGAGCAGCGGTAACGGGGGTGGAAACGGGGGCGGTTACCCGTCGGGGAGCGGAGGTGACGCGGCGGCTAACGGAGGTTATCAATACTAATCCGCACCGATTTAGTTAGACA
It includes:
- the LOC124223186 gene encoding pro-resilin, with amino-acid sequence MFKCVLATAIMALALARPEPPVNSYLPPGRGGQNGGGGSPGFGGSGAPPSDQYSPPGFGGGGNSGGGGGPPSNQYGAPGFGGGSGPSGGGKPSSSYGPPGAGGNGGGNGFGGGDGGNGGGRPSSSYGAPGGVGGNGGGFGGGGSGSGNGNGGSRPSSSYGAPGGPGSNGGGFGGNGGNGGGRPSSSYGAPGGPGSNSGGFGGGNGGGNGGGSGGGRPSSNYGAPGGLGGNGGSFGGGNGGGNGGGSGGGRPSSSYGAPGGPGSNGGGLGGGNGGGNGGGSGGGRPSSSYGAPGGPGSSGGGFGGGNGGGNGGGSGGGRPSSSYGAPGGPGSNGGGFGGGNGGGRPSSSYGAPGGAGGAGGNGGSRPSSGYGAPGAGGNGGGFGGGSNGNGNGGSGAGRPSSSYGAPGAGGNGGGFGGGNPSDSYGAPAAGANRGGGGGADGYASGGPGGNGGGFENGGSSGGGGSGYGSEGGEDGGNEPAKYEFSYEVKDDESGSNFGHTETRDGDRAQGEFNVLLPDGRKQIVEYEADQDGFKPQIRYEGEAGSEGYGSGGPGENGGNGGSGSGGNGGYPSGGPGSNGGGNGGYSSGGPGGNGGGNGGYSSGGPGGNGGGNGGYSSGGPGGNGGGNGGYSSGGPGSNGGGSGGYSSGRPGSSGFGGGNGNGNGNGGYSAGGSSGGNGGGFGGSGSGGYPSGGPSGNGGNGGFGGGRGGGGGGGGNGNGGYSSGGPSSGNGGGNGGGYPSGSGGDAAANGGYQY